From a single Raphanus sativus cultivar WK10039 chromosome 3, ASM80110v3, whole genome shotgun sequence genomic region:
- the LOC108849408 gene encoding ATP synthase subunit delta, chloroplastic, translated as MASLQQTMFSLQSKLPPSSFHIGGSLPMRKTSLPLRIRGGNAAGARMSATAAGSYAMALADVAKRNDTLELTSADVEKLENVFSDPQVLNFFANPTVEVEKKRLVIDEIVKASSLQSHTSNFLNLLVDANRVDIVTDIVKEFEIVYNKITDTQLAEVRSVVKLEPPQLAQIAKQVQKLTGAKNVRVKTVLDPSLVAGFTIRYGDSGSKLIDMSVKKQLEDIAAQLELGEIQLAA; from the coding sequence atGGCGTCTCTTCAGCAAACTATGTTCTCTCTGCAGTCCAAACTCCCTCCCTCATCTTTCCACATCGGAGGATCCCTCCCTATGCGAAAGACATCCTTACCCCTCCGAATCAGAGGCGGAAACGCCGCCGGAGCGAGAATGTCCGCCACTGCTGCAGGAAGCTACGCGATGGCTCTCGCGGACGTCGCGAAGAGGAACGACACTCTCGAGCTCACGAGCGCCGACGTGGAGAAGCTCGAGAACGTCTTCTCGGACCCGCAGGTGCTCAACTTCTTCGCCAACCCAACCGTCGAGGTCGAGAAGAAGCGTCTCGTGATCGACGAGATCGTCAAAGCGTCCTCTCTCCAGAGCCACACCTCCAACTTCCTCAACCTCCTGGTCGACGCGAACCGGGTCGACATCGTGACGGACATCGTGAAGGAGTTCGAGATTGTGTACAACAAGATAACGGACACGCAGCTGGCGGAGGTTAGGTCGGTGGTGAAGCTGGAGCCGCCGCAGCTCGCTCAGATCGCGAAACAGGTTCAGAAGCTGACCGGAGCCAAGAACGTGAGGGTTAAGACGGTTCTTGATCCGAGTCTTGTCGCTGGGTTTACGATTCGGTATGGTGATTCCGGGTCGAAGCTTATTGATATGAGTGTGAAGAAGCAGCTTGAGGATATCGCTGCTCAGCTAGAGCTCGGTGAGATTCAGTTAGCTGCATGA
- the LOC108851078 gene encoding uncharacterized protein LOC108851078, protein MDTHFWSPGHSDDVPQDDEKWFLTLLVEDTSNFSSPYHCGDCLENIDPFDVDECSRDCDSCSKMWHLDCIPDSPDDINHPFHSYHPLELLIDVPQPPDQPKGRCDACQQELNSYFYHCSLCDFSMHVRCSKNPPPPIVETPKCHEHTLTCMVRNDTFTCNACGTHGELCPYVCAPCGVMFHQECIDLPHVININRHDHRVSHAYSLGFGNRKCMICLKVVDWRYGAYSCSTCPDYVVHSKCATRLDVWDGEELEGVPEEYFDVSPFEVIEEGVSIKHFSHEEHILYRIEDDEDDILDGSMRCEACVHPIFSETHYKCMDGCEFILHEACANLPLRKRHWLSTTPFYLNANNDETNESMFRCGACQTISNGFRYESDEGVTLDMRCAFVISAYCDYECHPHTLFLTIMDKGFCGGCKLTKKHVLRCTESECDFSLCLVCATLPKKIERKAYEHFLFLCHGEKASGPNDT, encoded by the exons ATGGATACACACTTCTGGTCCCCCGGCCATAGTGATGATGTTCCTCAAGATGATGAGAAGTGGTTTCTAACTCTTTTGGTAGAGGACACTAGCAATTTTTCTTCTCCTTATCATTGTGGCGACTGTCTGGAGAATATTGATCCTTTTGATGTCGATGAATGTTCCCGGGATTGCGATTCATGCAGCAAGATGTGGCATCTTGATTGCATCCCAGACTCACCGGACGATATAAACCATCCGTTCCACTCATACCATCCGCTGGAGCTTCTCATCGATGTCCCACAACCACCTGATCAACCCAAGGGGAGATGCGATGCATGCCAGCAAGAGCTCAATAGCTACTTCTACCATTGTTCCCTATGCGATTTCAGCATGCACGTGAGGTGTTCCAAGAACCCACCACCACCGATTGTGGAAACTCCGAAGTGCCACGAGCATACACTGACATGTATGGTTAGAAATGACACCTTCACATGCAACGCTTGTGGTACCCATGGTGAACTATGCCCTTATGTATGCGCTCCCTGCGGTGTCATGTTCCACCAGGAATGTATCGACCTACCACATGTCATAAATATCAATCGCCACGACCACCGGGTCTCTCACGCCTATTCTCTTGGTTTCGGGAATAGGAAATGTATGATTTGTCTCAAGGTGGTGGATTGGAGGTACGGAGCTTATTCATGTTCGACATGTCCTGATTATGTCGTTCACTCCAAATGTGCAACTAGACTTGATGTGTGGGACGGGGAAGAGCTCGAAGGGGTGCCTGAGGAATATTTTGATGTATCTCCATTCGAAGTGATCGAAGAGGGAGTTTCAATTAAACATTTCTCCCATGAAGAACATATATTATACAGgattgaagatgatgaagatgatatACTTGATGGAAGCATGCGTTGTGAAGCTTGCGTCCATCCTATATTTTCTGAGACGCACTACAAGTGTATGGATGGATGCGAGTTTATCCTCCACGAAGCATGTGCTAATCTTCCTCTTCGAAAACGACACTGGCTTTCCACGACACCGTTTTATCTAAACGCCAATAACGATGAAACAAACGAATCTATGTTTCGATGTGGTGCATGTCAGACAATATCCAATGGTTTCAG GTACGAGAGTGATGAAGGAGTAACGCTAGATATGCGATGTGCGTTCGTGATCTCAGCGTATTGTGATTATGAATGTCACCCACATACCCTCTTTCTCACTATAATGGACAAGGGCTTTTGTGGGGGCTGTAAGCTCACCAAAAAGCATGTGCTGCGTTGTACTGAATCTGAATGTGATTTCTCCTTGTGCTTGGTCTGTGCTACTCTACCGAAAAAGATCGAACGCAAGGCTTACGAGCATTTTCTATTCTTGTGCCATGGTGAGAAAGCCAGCG GCCCCAATGACACGTGA